From Achromobacter spanius, a single genomic window includes:
- a CDS encoding UxaA family hydrolase produces MSIITAQTTFQGYRRDNGRVGVRNHVIVLPVDDISNAAAEAVANNIKGTLALPHPYGRLQFGEDLELHFRTLIGTGCNPNVAAVVVIGIEEGWTKRVVDGIAATGKPVMGFSIELHGDHDTIMRASRCAKEYVHYATALTRSECPIADLWVSTKCGESDTTSGCGANPTVGNAFDKLYALGSTLVFGETSELTGGEHIVAERCANDAVRERFMFMFDRYQAMIDRWKTSDLSESQPTKGNIAGGLTTIEEKAMGNIQKIGKQCRVDGVIDKAEIPDRPGLWFMDSSSAAAEMVTLCAASGYAVHFFPTGQGNVIGNPILPVIKICANPRTVRTMSEHIDVDTSALLQREIDLNQAGDKLLECMLATANGRWTAAEALGHREFVLTRIFESA; encoded by the coding sequence ATGTCCATCATCACTGCCCAGACCACCTTCCAAGGCTATCGCCGCGACAATGGCCGCGTCGGCGTGCGCAACCACGTGATCGTCCTGCCCGTGGACGACATCTCCAACGCCGCGGCCGAGGCCGTCGCCAACAACATCAAGGGCACCCTGGCCCTGCCTCATCCTTACGGCCGCCTGCAATTCGGCGAGGATCTGGAACTGCACTTTCGCACGCTGATCGGCACCGGCTGTAACCCCAACGTCGCCGCCGTGGTCGTGATCGGCATCGAGGAAGGGTGGACCAAGCGCGTCGTCGACGGCATTGCCGCCACGGGCAAGCCCGTCATGGGCTTTTCCATCGAACTGCACGGCGACCACGACACCATCATGCGCGCGTCGCGCTGCGCCAAGGAATACGTGCATTACGCCACCGCGCTCACGCGCAGCGAATGCCCCATCGCCGACCTGTGGGTCTCCACCAAGTGCGGCGAATCCGACACCACCTCCGGCTGCGGCGCCAATCCCACGGTGGGCAACGCCTTCGACAAGCTCTATGCGCTGGGATCCACCCTGGTGTTCGGCGAGACGTCGGAGCTCACCGGCGGCGAACACATCGTGGCCGAGCGCTGCGCCAACGACGCCGTGCGCGAACGCTTCATGTTCATGTTCGACCGCTACCAGGCCATGATCGACCGCTGGAAGACCAGCGATCTGTCCGAGTCCCAGCCCACCAAGGGCAACATCGCCGGCGGCCTGACCACCATCGAGGAAAAGGCGATGGGCAACATCCAGAAGATCGGCAAGCAATGCCGGGTGGATGGCGTCATCGACAAGGCCGAGATCCCCGACAGACCCGGGCTGTGGTTCATGGACTCGTCCTCGGCCGCGGCGGAAATGGTCACGCTGTGCGCCGCCTCGGGCTACGCCGTGCACTTCTTTCCCACCGGCCAGGGCAACGTCATCGGCAACCCGATCCTGCCGGTCATCAAGATCTGCGCCAATCCGCGCACCGTGCGCACGATGTCCGAGCACATCGACGTGGACACCAGCGCCCTCCTGCAGCGCGAGATCGACCTGAACCAGGCCGGCGACAAGCTGCTGGAATGCATGCTGGCCACCGCCAACGGCCGGTGGACCGCGGCCGAGGCCCTGGGCCACCGCGAGTTCGTGCTCACGCGGATCTTCGAAAGCGCCTGA
- a CDS encoding Ldh family oxidoreductase: MAHIYLDELQHLAAAGLAAAGANPVMADSTARALVFAESQGLSSHGLSRVPFYAGHLRTGRAIGSAVPRLVNERGGAALIDAGSGLAFPACAMAVDQATARAREHGVAFVGVANSHHFGEAAYHLEALADAGMVGLALSNSPAAMPAWGGKRPLFGTNPIAAIFPRRGGARLVIDLSLSQVARGKLMIAARDNQPIPLGWALDAEGQPTTDPKAGLAGSMLPAGGVKGAMLALIVELMACALTGARFGYENESFFVDEGGPARLGQAFMAIDPTALSGNDVYLERVETLVDAMLEDEGVRLPGDRRRKLRDEAVKHGLDLPDALMTQLRTLAGAG, translated from the coding sequence ATGGCTCACATCTATCTGGACGAACTTCAACACCTGGCCGCGGCCGGTCTTGCCGCCGCCGGCGCCAACCCGGTCATGGCCGACAGCACCGCCCGCGCGCTGGTTTTCGCGGAAAGCCAGGGGCTCAGCTCTCACGGCCTGTCGCGCGTGCCGTTCTACGCCGGCCACCTGCGCACCGGCCGCGCCATCGGTTCGGCCGTGCCGCGCCTCGTGAACGAACGTGGCGGTGCGGCGCTGATCGACGCCGGTTCGGGCCTGGCGTTTCCCGCCTGCGCCATGGCGGTCGACCAGGCCACCGCCCGCGCCCGCGAGCATGGCGTTGCGTTCGTCGGCGTGGCCAACAGCCATCACTTCGGCGAAGCGGCCTACCACCTGGAAGCGCTGGCCGACGCCGGCATGGTGGGCCTGGCGCTGAGCAACTCGCCCGCCGCCATGCCCGCCTGGGGCGGCAAGCGCCCGCTGTTCGGCACCAACCCCATCGCGGCAATTTTCCCCCGCCGCGGCGGCGCGCGGCTGGTCATCGATCTGTCGCTGTCGCAAGTGGCGCGTGGCAAGCTCATGATCGCGGCGCGCGACAATCAGCCCATTCCGCTGGGCTGGGCGCTGGATGCCGAGGGCCAGCCCACGACCGACCCCAAGGCGGGCCTGGCCGGCAGCATGCTGCCCGCGGGCGGCGTCAAGGGCGCAATGCTGGCCCTTATCGTCGAACTCATGGCCTGCGCGCTGACCGGCGCGCGCTTCGGCTACGAGAACGAGTCGTTCTTTGTGGACGAGGGCGGTCCGGCGCGGCTGGGGCAGGCCTTCATGGCGATCGATCCCACCGCGCTTTCGGGCAACGACGTCTATCTGGAACGCGTGGAAACGCTGGTCGACGCCATGCTCGAAGACGAGGGCGTGCGCCTGCCGGGCGACCGCCGCCGCAAGCTGCGCGACGAGGCCGTCAAGCACGGTCTGGACCTGCCCGATGCGCTGATGACGCAGTTGCGCACGCTGGCCGGCGCAGGCTGA
- a CDS encoding alpha/beta hydrolase yields the protein MAPAPDGTLLANYCWPAAPNVPLPIAGDGHAGGRHSGGRHSGGQPSIYLLHGLSEHAGRYDRLARWLTARGWTVGAHDHRGHGRSGGHPATLRDQEDLVTDAVDRLQDWTQACGRPPILLGHSLGALVAVRIAQRRLADLDGLVLSSPPFAVNVPHWVRRTLTWMSLHAPDLRVPHGLAPARISHDRAVVKAYRADPLVRRRMTGRLARFVDEAGQQALREASLLPCRTLLMVAGDDSIVAAEGSRQFAQRAPAELLTLRWYDTAWHEIFNETAPIADPVYADLDEWLARTAQALSLSPVLVPSAQEASTP from the coding sequence ATGGCACCCGCGCCCGACGGCACGTTGCTCGCGAATTATTGCTGGCCCGCCGCGCCGAACGTGCCGCTTCCGATAGCGGGCGACGGGCACGCCGGTGGCCGGCACTCCGGTGGCCGGCACTCCGGTGGCCAACCCAGCATCTACCTCCTGCACGGCCTGAGCGAACATGCCGGACGCTATGACCGGCTGGCGCGCTGGCTGACCGCCCGGGGCTGGACGGTAGGCGCACACGATCACCGCGGTCACGGGCGCTCGGGCGGGCACCCCGCCACCCTGCGCGACCAGGAAGACCTGGTCACCGACGCGGTGGACAGGCTGCAAGACTGGACCCAGGCCTGCGGCCGGCCCCCCATCCTGCTTGGTCACAGCCTGGGCGCCCTGGTTGCCGTGCGCATCGCCCAGCGCCGGCTGGCCGACCTGGACGGGCTGGTGCTCAGTTCGCCGCCGTTTGCCGTCAACGTCCCGCATTGGGTGCGCCGCACCCTGACGTGGATGTCCCTGCACGCCCCCGACCTGCGCGTGCCCCACGGCCTGGCGCCCGCCCGCATATCCCACGACCGGGCCGTCGTGAAGGCCTACCGCGCCGATCCCCTGGTGCGGCGCCGCATGACGGGACGGCTGGCGCGCTTTGTCGACGAAGCCGGCCAGCAGGCGCTGCGCGAAGCCAGCCTGCTGCCCTGCCGCACCCTGCTGATGGTGGCTGGCGACGACTCCATCGTGGCGGCCGAAGGCAGCCGCCAGTTCGCCCAGCGGGCGCCCGCTGAACTCCTCACCCTGCGCTGGTACGACACCGCCTGGCACGAGATCTTCAACGAAACCGCCCCCATTGCCGACCCCGTCTATGCTGACCTGGACGAATGGCTGGCGCGCACCGCCCAGGCATTGTCCCTGTCCCCAGTACTGGTTCCCTCAGCACAGGAGGCCAGCACCCCGTAA
- a CDS encoding GntR family transcriptional regulator, which produces MNTSLSPTVPLGSPLYEQVKQAVLAALAQGEWKQGDAIPPEKNLAERFGVSIGTLRKAIDELAAENILVRHQGRGTYVAVHTRNHHFFKFFRIVGQDGSKSYPTTELLRFRRVKASVVAREKLELPVGAHVFEFLNVLSLNGDVVMADEVCLPESRFPGLLEAHLRERTSTLYALYQDLFGVNVIATDERLRTCLAERTQARCLGVAEGSPLLEIRRIAFSYNRQPVEWRVSRVNTERYEYLGQEAWEAGA; this is translated from the coding sequence ATGAATACCAGCCTGTCACCGACGGTGCCCCTGGGCAGTCCCTTGTACGAACAGGTCAAGCAGGCCGTGCTTGCCGCGCTGGCGCAAGGCGAGTGGAAGCAGGGCGATGCGATCCCCCCCGAAAAAAATCTGGCCGAGCGCTTCGGCGTGTCGATCGGCACCTTGCGCAAGGCCATCGACGAGCTGGCCGCCGAGAACATCCTGGTGCGCCATCAGGGGCGCGGCACCTACGTCGCGGTGCACACGCGCAACCATCACTTCTTCAAGTTCTTCCGCATCGTCGGGCAGGACGGCAGCAAGTCCTATCCGACCACCGAGCTGTTGCGCTTCCGGCGCGTGAAGGCCTCAGTAGTCGCGCGCGAAAAGCTTGAATTGCCCGTGGGCGCCCATGTGTTCGAGTTCCTGAACGTGCTGTCGCTCAACGGCGACGTGGTCATGGCCGACGAGGTGTGCCTGCCCGAATCGCGCTTTCCGGGGCTGCTTGAAGCGCATCTGCGCGAACGCACCAGCACGCTCTACGCGCTGTACCAGGACCTGTTCGGCGTCAACGTCATCGCCACCGACGAGCGGCTGCGCACCTGCCTGGCCGAACGCACGCAGGCGCGCTGCCTGGGCGTGGCCGAGGGCAGCCCGCTGCTGGAGATCCGCCGCATCGCGTTTTCGTACAACCGCCAGCCGGTGGAGTGGCGCGTGTCCCGCGTGAACACCGAGCGCTACGAGTATCTGGGACAGGAGGCCTGGGAAGCCGGCGCGTAG
- a CDS encoding muropeptide transporter, whose amino-acid sequence MTAVSNVYTSPRVAPLLVLGFASGLPLALTSGTLQAWATVEGVPLQEIGFLTLVGTAYTLKFLWAPLVDRFAPPLLGRRRGWMLVTQLLLAVAIMAMGAMSPSSALMPLALLAVLVAFLSATQDIAFDAYCTDVLRKDERGAGAAIKVMGYRLAMIVSGGLALIMADQWIGWGNTYVLMGGMMLLCAVATLLAPEPEHVARAPRTLREAVAEPLHEFFTRRGAMAVLLLIVLYKLGDAFAGALSTTFLIRGAGFTPTEVGTVNKVLGLAATIIGALAGGTLMSRWGLYRSLMAFGLLQAVSNLAYWLIAVSPKNLWLMATGVGIENLCGGLGTASFVGLLMALCRQRFSATQFALLSALSAVGRTYLAGPLTPPLVEHLGWPGFFLVTVVIAVPGLVLLRMLRGTIETMEKQGDA is encoded by the coding sequence ATCACCGCTGTATCCAACGTCTACACCAGCCCCCGCGTTGCCCCTCTGCTGGTGCTGGGCTTTGCCAGCGGGCTGCCGTTGGCCCTGACCAGCGGCACCTTGCAGGCCTGGGCCACCGTCGAAGGCGTTCCGCTGCAGGAAATCGGTTTCCTCACCCTGGTAGGCACGGCCTACACCCTCAAATTTCTCTGGGCGCCGCTGGTCGATCGTTTCGCGCCGCCTCTGCTGGGCCGGCGCCGCGGCTGGATGCTCGTGACGCAGTTGCTGCTGGCGGTGGCGATCATGGCGATGGGCGCGATGTCGCCGTCATCCGCGCTGATGCCGCTGGCGCTGCTGGCCGTGCTGGTCGCCTTTCTGTCGGCGACGCAGGACATCGCCTTCGATGCCTATTGCACCGACGTGCTGCGCAAGGACGAACGCGGCGCAGGCGCGGCCATCAAGGTCATGGGCTACCGGTTGGCGATGATCGTGTCGGGCGGCCTGGCGCTCATCATGGCGGACCAGTGGATAGGGTGGGGCAACACATACGTCCTGATGGGCGGGATGATGCTGCTGTGCGCGGTGGCCACCCTGTTGGCGCCCGAACCCGAACACGTCGCGCGTGCCCCGCGCACCCTGCGCGAGGCCGTGGCCGAGCCGCTGCATGAATTCTTCACGCGCCGCGGCGCGATGGCGGTGCTGCTGCTGATCGTGCTGTACAAGCTGGGCGACGCGTTTGCCGGCGCTTTGTCCACCACGTTTCTCATCCGCGGCGCGGGGTTCACGCCGACAGAAGTCGGCACCGTGAACAAGGTGCTGGGGCTGGCGGCCACCATCATCGGCGCGCTGGCCGGCGGAACGCTGATGTCGCGCTGGGGGCTGTACCGGTCTCTGATGGCCTTCGGCCTGCTGCAGGCGGTGTCCAACCTGGCGTATTGGCTGATCGCGGTCAGCCCCAAGAACCTGTGGCTGATGGCAACCGGCGTGGGGATCGAGAACCTGTGCGGCGGTCTGGGCACGGCGTCGTTCGTGGGCCTGTTGATGGCGCTGTGCCGCCAACGGTTCTCGGCCACGCAATTCGCGCTGCTGTCGGCGCTGTCGGCCGTGGGCCGCACCTATCTGGCCGGCCCGCTGACGCCGCCCCTGGTCGAGCATCTGGGATGGCCGGGATTCTTCCTGGTAACGGTGGTCATCGCCGTGCCGGGGCTGGTGCTGCTGCGGATGCTGCGCGGCACGATCGAAACCATGGAAAAGCAGGGCGACGCGTAA
- a CDS encoding helix-turn-helix domain-containing protein, which translates to MQRPDRQSPSCLQLSDRQAACLRWSAAGKTSWETARILGVSESTVNFHLRNACSRLGVRGRRAAVVAALRLGLLEFKA; encoded by the coding sequence CTGCAGCGGCCCGACAGGCAATCACCTTCTTGCCTGCAGCTGTCCGACCGGCAGGCCGCATGCCTGCGGTGGTCCGCCGCGGGCAAGACCAGTTGGGAAACCGCCCGCATCCTGGGCGTCAGCGAAAGCACCGTGAATTTCCACCTGCGCAACGCCTGCTCCCGGCTTGGCGTACGGGGCCGGCGCGCGGCCGTGGTGGCGGCGCTGCGGCTGGGGCTGCTCGAATTCAAGGCTTGA
- a CDS encoding hydroxyacid dehydrogenase, whose product MRVLISEFMDAPAVQTLQQRFDVQYAPELVEQRDALLAAVAQADALIVRNRTQVDAALLAAAPRLIAVGRLGVGLDNIDLAGCETRGIKVIPATGANARAVAEYVVGTMLSLLRGAYGSTADVAAGVWPRNALSQGLEAHGRTLGVVGFGGIGRLAAQLARGLGMRIVGSDAALPPDHPAWQEAGAEPLALDELLAQSDVVTLHLPLTPQTRHLLDAARIERMRAGAILINTSRGGIVDEAALAAALRAGRLRGAALDVFEQEPLPAGSALADAPNLILTPHIAGLTQEANTRVSDMVAAGVTMALDARAR is encoded by the coding sequence ATGCGAGTTTTGATATCGGAGTTCATGGACGCGCCTGCCGTCCAGACCCTGCAGCAGCGGTTCGACGTGCAGTACGCGCCCGAGCTGGTCGAGCAGCGCGACGCGTTGCTCGCAGCCGTCGCGCAGGCCGACGCCCTCATTGTGCGCAATCGCACCCAGGTGGACGCGGCGCTGCTGGCCGCGGCGCCGCGCCTGATTGCGGTGGGCCGGCTGGGTGTCGGGCTGGACAACATCGACCTGGCGGGATGCGAGACGCGCGGCATCAAGGTCATTCCCGCCACCGGCGCCAACGCCCGCGCCGTCGCCGAGTACGTCGTCGGCACGATGCTGTCGTTATTGCGCGGCGCCTACGGGTCCACCGCGGACGTGGCCGCGGGCGTGTGGCCGCGCAATGCGCTGTCTCAGGGGCTGGAGGCGCATGGCCGCACGCTGGGCGTGGTGGGGTTCGGCGGCATCGGCCGCCTGGCCGCGCAGCTTGCGCGCGGGTTGGGCATGCGCATCGTGGGCAGCGATGCCGCCCTGCCGCCTGACCATCCCGCGTGGCAGGAAGCGGGCGCCGAGCCGCTGGCGCTGGATGAACTGCTTGCCCAGTCGGACGTCGTGACGCTGCACCTGCCGCTCACGCCCCAGACCCGCCATCTGCTGGACGCCGCGCGCATCGAACGCATGCGCGCCGGCGCCATCCTCATCAACACCTCGCGCGGCGGCATCGTGGACGAGGCCGCGCTGGCGGCCGCGTTGCGCGCCGGACGCCTGCGCGGCGCGGCGCTGGACGTCTTCGAGCAGGAGCCGCTGCCCGCAGGCAGCGCACTGGCCGACGCGCCCAACCTGATCCTCACGCCGCACATCGCGGGACTCACGCAAGAGGCCAACACGCGCGTTTCCGACATGGTGGCCGCCGGTGTGACAATGGCGCTTGACGCCCGCGCACGCTGA
- a CDS encoding AEC family transporter has product MLAIAQFYLSAIVLMLPLLFCVGIGLYWGKRDLPFGGNFITTLVTSVTTPALVFHTFVTTHLDNRALADVAAATLIALLLCALICAALLKAWKLPVLSLLPTAFQPNAGNLGLPISQLAFGDAGLSVAVAFFAVSSFVMHTIAVRMLPGVNTKGSWKSPILLASVVAVALRLLDVPVPAWIIETARMLGAVTVPLMLLSLGHALALIPSNGVRDGAKVGAIRLVVGLLTGLAVAWAMDLEPVLAGALTLQMAMPCAVVSYMYARRYTPLGDTAAGAVLVSTVVFLLLAPLMLWFSHGH; this is encoded by the coding sequence ATGTTGGCCATCGCGCAGTTCTACTTGTCAGCCATCGTGCTGATGCTGCCCCTGCTTTTCTGCGTGGGAATCGGGCTTTACTGGGGCAAGCGCGATCTTCCCTTCGGCGGCAATTTCATCACCACGCTGGTGACTTCCGTCACCACACCCGCGCTGGTGTTCCATACCTTTGTCACCACCCACCTGGACAACCGCGCGCTGGCCGACGTGGCCGCGGCAACCCTGATTGCCCTGCTGCTGTGCGCGCTGATCTGCGCGGCGCTCCTCAAGGCCTGGAAGCTGCCCGTGCTGAGCCTTCTACCCACGGCGTTCCAGCCCAATGCCGGCAACCTGGGCCTGCCGATTTCGCAACTGGCGTTCGGCGACGCCGGCCTGTCGGTGGCGGTGGCTTTTTTTGCGGTGAGTTCCTTCGTGATGCATACCATCGCGGTGCGCATGCTTCCCGGCGTGAACACCAAGGGAAGCTGGAAGAGCCCGATCCTGCTGGCCTCCGTGGTGGCGGTGGCGTTGCGTCTGCTGGACGTGCCGGTGCCGGCGTGGATCATCGAGACGGCGCGCATGCTGGGCGCCGTGACGGTGCCGCTGATGCTGCTGAGCCTGGGGCATGCGCTGGCCCTCATCCCGTCGAACGGCGTGCGCGATGGCGCCAAGGTTGGCGCGATCCGCCTGGTGGTGGGCCTGTTGACCGGCCTGGCCGTGGCGTGGGCGATGGACCTGGAGCCGGTGCTGGCCGGCGCGCTGACGCTGCAGATGGCCATGCCGTGCGCGGTGGTCAGCTACATGTACGCGCGGCGCTACACGCCGCTGGGCGACACCGCGGCGGGCGCCGTGCTGGTGTCCACCGTGGTGTTCCTGCTGCTGGCGCCGCTGATGCTGTGGTTCTCCCACGGGCATTAG
- the metX gene encoding homoserine O-succinyltransferase MetX: MTTPAQHLAGDSASGFVPATVTTSDTVDPGSVGLVSPTFIRFDEPLPLLSGQSLASYELAVETYGTLNAQRTNAVLICHALNASHHVAGQAADNPTDLGWWDNMVGPGKPVDTNIFFVIGVNNLGSCFGSTGPASLNPDTGKPWGAAFPVLTVEDWVRAQARVADHFGIERFAAVMGGSLGGMQALSWSITLPERVANCIVIASTPRLSAQNIGFNEVARRAIITDPDFHGGDYYAQDTVPRRGLSVARMIGHITYLSDDDMAEKFGRAQRAPAENGAYRYGYDVEFEVESYLRYQGEKFTRYFDANTYLLITRALDYFDPARTTGGDLARALAPAKSNFLLVSFSTDWRFPPERSREIVRALLKNASPVTYAEIDAPHGHDAFLLEDARYHAVVRGYYERIARELGLQAAASIEGRSE; encoded by the coding sequence ATGACCACTCCTGCCCAACATTTGGCCGGTGATTCGGCCAGCGGGTTCGTCCCCGCAACCGTCACGACTTCCGATACCGTTGATCCCGGTTCGGTCGGCCTCGTCTCCCCCACGTTCATTCGTTTCGACGAACCGCTGCCGCTGCTTAGCGGCCAATCGCTTGCGTCCTACGAACTGGCTGTCGAAACCTACGGCACGCTCAATGCGCAGCGCACGAATGCCGTGCTGATCTGCCACGCGCTCAATGCCTCGCACCACGTGGCGGGCCAAGCCGCGGACAACCCAACCGACCTGGGCTGGTGGGACAACATGGTGGGCCCCGGCAAGCCGGTGGACACCAATATCTTCTTCGTGATCGGCGTGAACAACCTGGGCTCGTGCTTCGGCTCGACCGGGCCGGCCAGCCTCAACCCCGACACCGGCAAGCCCTGGGGCGCCGCGTTCCCGGTGCTGACGGTGGAAGACTGGGTGCGGGCGCAGGCGCGGGTGGCGGACCACTTCGGCATCGAACGCTTCGCGGCGGTGATGGGCGGATCGCTGGGCGGCATGCAGGCGCTCAGCTGGTCCATCACCTTGCCCGAGCGCGTGGCCAACTGCATCGTCATCGCCAGCACGCCGCGCCTGTCCGCGCAGAACATCGGCTTTAACGAAGTGGCCCGCCGCGCCATCATCACCGACCCGGATTTCCACGGCGGCGACTACTACGCGCAGGACACCGTGCCGCGCCGCGGCCTGTCGGTCGCGCGCATGATCGGCCACATCACGTACCTGTCCGATGACGACATGGCCGAAAAATTCGGACGCGCCCAGCGCGCACCGGCCGAGAACGGCGCGTACCGGTACGGCTACGACGTCGAGTTCGAGGTCGAGTCCTACCTGCGCTATCAGGGCGAGAAGTTCACCCGCTATTTCGACGCCAACACCTATCTGCTGATCACGCGCGCGCTGGACTACTTCGATCCGGCGCGCACCACGGGCGGCGATCTGGCTCGCGCGCTGGCGCCCGCAAAGTCCAATTTCCTGCTGGTGTCGTTTTCGACCGACTGGCGCTTCCCGCCGGAGCGTTCGCGCGAGATCGTGCGCGCGCTGCTCAAGAACGCCAGCCCCGTCACGTACGCCGAGATCGACGCGCCGCACGGCCACGACGCCTTCCTGCTGGAAGACGCGCGCTATCACGCGGTCGTCCGTGGCTATTACGAACGCATCGCGCGCGAGCTGGGCCTGCAAGCCGCCGCCTCGATTGAAGGACGCTCCGAATGA
- the metW gene encoding methionine biosynthesis protein MetW, producing the protein MTSVTPRYAHSALRPDLARIAGWIEPGSRVLDLGCGDGALLAHLRDHRQVKGAGVELDDTCVIACVRRGVEVIQQNLEDGLALFDDKQFDTVVLSQTLQSMHRTEHILREMARVARYGVVSFPNFGYWPHGWAILRGRMPVTGQMPYQWYNTPNIHLCTLRDFEQLAGEVDVRILERATFNEGKEVRLFPSWRSTLAVYRFASP; encoded by the coding sequence ATGACTTCCGTGACTCCCCGCTATGCCCACAGCGCGCTGCGGCCCGACCTGGCGCGCATCGCCGGCTGGATCGAGCCAGGCAGCCGCGTCCTGGACCTGGGTTGCGGCGACGGCGCGCTGCTGGCGCACCTGCGCGACCATCGCCAGGTCAAGGGCGCCGGTGTCGAGCTCGACGACACCTGCGTGATCGCCTGCGTGCGCCGCGGCGTCGAGGTCATCCAGCAGAACCTGGAAGACGGCCTGGCGCTCTTTGACGACAAGCAGTTCGACACCGTCGTGCTGTCGCAGACGCTGCAGTCCATGCACCGCACCGAACACATCCTGCGCGAAATGGCCCGTGTGGCGCGCTACGGCGTGGTGTCGTTTCCCAACTTCGGCTACTGGCCGCACGGCTGGGCCATCTTGCGCGGCCGCATGCCGGTGACGGGGCAGATGCCGTACCAGTGGTACAACACGCCCAACATCCACCTGTGCACGCTGCGCGACTTCGAACAGCTTGCCGGGGAAGTGGACGTGCGCATCCTGGAGCGCGCCACGTTCAACGAAGGCAAGGAAGTGCGGCTGTTCCCAAGCTGGCGCAGCACGCTGGCGGTGTATCGCTTCGCATCGCCCTGA
- a CDS encoding Bug family tripartite tricarboxylate transporter substrate binding protein has translation MSSEPHYPLHDAQRRRLLGALGAAGLCALAPWERALAQKGAWPERPINYVVPFPPGGLTDVAARQVGKALADAERWNVVVENKPGGSANIGAAHVSNAAPDGYTWLAITLSHAANATLFAGKAGYDLTRDLTPIAGLASSPIMVVVNAKSNIKSMDDLARAAKAKALSAGSSGNGTPPHLTLALYQKLTGVPLMHVPYKGGAPSLTDLIGGHLDVVFSNYPESLAHVKSGSLRALAITTRERSKDLPDLPTTAEAGLPDLIVENFTGVLAPAGTPPELVQRIGDAIVKQISQPAMQQSLLQLGFVPQPRGPKEFGAYLKSEVDRWAKIIRDANIQVA, from the coding sequence ATGAGTAGCGAACCGCATTACCCCCTGCATGATGCGCAGCGCCGTCGCCTGCTGGGCGCCCTGGGCGCCGCCGGCCTCTGTGCGCTGGCCCCGTGGGAACGGGCGCTGGCGCAAAAAGGCGCGTGGCCCGAGCGTCCCATCAACTACGTGGTGCCGTTTCCGCCGGGCGGCCTGACCGACGTGGCCGCGCGCCAGGTGGGCAAGGCGCTGGCGGACGCCGAACGCTGGAACGTGGTGGTCGAAAACAAGCCGGGCGGCAGCGCCAACATTGGCGCTGCGCACGTGTCGAACGCCGCGCCCGACGGCTACACCTGGCTGGCCATCACGCTGTCGCACGCGGCCAACGCCACGCTGTTCGCGGGCAAGGCCGGGTATGACCTGACGCGCGACCTGACGCCCATCGCGGGGCTGGCGTCTTCGCCGATCATGGTGGTGGTCAACGCCAAGAGCAACATCAAGTCCATGGACGATCTGGCGCGCGCGGCCAAGGCGAAGGCGCTGTCGGCCGGTTCCAGCGGCAACGGCACGCCGCCGCACCTGACGCTGGCGCTGTATCAGAAGCTGACCGGCGTGCCGCTGATGCACGTGCCGTACAAGGGCGGCGCGCCGTCGCTCACGGACCTGATCGGCGGGCATCTGGACGTGGTGTTCTCCAACTATCCGGAATCGCTGGCGCACGTGAAGAGCGGGTCGCTGCGCGCGCTGGCCATCACCACGCGCGAGCGCAGCAAGGACCTGCCCGATCTGCCCACCACGGCCGAGGCGGGCCTGCCGGACCTGATCGTCGAGAACTTCACGGGCGTGCTCGCGCCCGCCGGCACGCCACCTGAACTGGTCCAGCGCATCGGCGACGCCATCGTCAAGCAGATCTCGCAGCCCGCCATGCAGCAGTCGTTGCTGCAACTGGGCTTTGTGCCCCAGCCGCGCGGCCCGAAGGAATTCGGCGCGTACCTGAAGTCCGAGGTCGACCGCTGGGCCAAGATCATCCGCGACGCCAACATCCAGGTCGCCTGA
- a CDS encoding UxaA family hydrolase — MIHAVLHDAKDTVAVAVVEGLTAGTELNAWIMDEDKIIHVRASQDIPIGHKVAMKDMAVGDTVFKYGVDIGRVVAPIQAGQHAHVHNIKTKRW, encoded by the coding sequence ATGATTCACGCCGTATTGCACGATGCGAAGGACACGGTGGCGGTCGCCGTGGTGGAAGGCCTGACCGCCGGAACGGAGCTGAACGCCTGGATCATGGATGAAGACAAGATCATCCATGTGCGCGCGTCGCAGGACATTCCCATCGGCCACAAGGTCGCGATGAAGGACATGGCCGTGGGCGACACCGTCTTCAAGTACGGCGTCGACATCGGCCGCGTGGTGGCGCCCATCCAGGCCGGCCAGCACGCCCACGTGCACAACATCAAGACCAAGCGCTGGTAA